A region from the Longimicrobium sp. genome encodes:
- a CDS encoding type II TA system antitoxin MqsA family protein: MKLVEVCYLCEGEAPLVTEPRRASIADRTVTIEDEFYRCGTCGETFYTGDMGDEALRRASAAVRREDGLLMPEEIREIRRKYGLSQAGLERLIGAGAKTVVRWERGTIFQNKTADTLLRVLRDHPEVVAELARERGCRIAA, translated from the coding sequence ATGAAGCTGGTGGAAGTGTGCTACCTGTGCGAAGGCGAAGCGCCGCTGGTAACAGAGCCGCGCAGGGCCTCGATCGCGGATCGCACGGTGACGATCGAGGACGAGTTCTACCGGTGCGGCACGTGCGGCGAGACGTTCTACACCGGCGACATGGGCGACGAGGCGCTGCGCCGCGCATCCGCCGCGGTTCGCCGGGAGGACGGGCTGCTCATGCCGGAGGAGATCCGGGAGATCCGCCGCAAGTACGGCCTGTCGCAGGCCGGGCTGGAGCGCCTGATCGGCGCGGGCGCCAAGACGGTGGTCCGCTGGGAGCGAGGCACCATCTTCCAGAACAAGACCGCCGACACCCTGCTGCGCGTGCTCCGCGACCATCCCGAGGTCGTCGCGGAGCTCGCCCGGGAGCGCGGGTGCCGGATCGCGGCGTGA
- a CDS encoding polymer-forming cytoskeletal protein, whose product MRRHALPLLLTLLLPALPAAARAQDTIPRAEALRRLPPGIAERVVGLYNDPGTVRLTGPARIAAGSTVTGDVAVLDGSLVVAGRVRGDVVVINGDLELRDGAEVTGDVTVVGGAATGFERARVGGELLAYAERLDYVRRGERIYADVDRPDGRDAGRDAGRNAGRDEEAREDEARRGGDWEEADDDGWTIERRSRRGRADFIVATGNAYNRVEGLPITFGPVFETAGSNPFRLRIMGIFRTETGPELGPERWGFEARAEQFLGGRRAARLGGTFFRRIDPIEDWHLSDLENALSTFFLHRDYRDHYRREGGSVYARVDPAGSPLSSTLELRLEKHRPVEAGSPWSLFNNDDPWRLQPLAAGGTLNSLALTTRIDTRNDERDPSDGWLVRAEVERALEAELGGLTGVEIVPGIGDEPVEIPFIQRDYGLFTHGMIDLRRYNRISASSRLNLRLLAGGALGGAALPPQRQHALGGEGSLPGYGLFSQDCGARERRVDPRPADPNSALFFPAYGCDGFVLGQVEYRGTLSFRMDVGHWGDDDEWDGGDDDWRRFDADFAWVLFADLGRGWTHHDEFEDTETVADVGFGLLFGRLGVYLAVPVVDVDRGGEGVNFFIRLDPRF is encoded by the coding sequence ATGCGCAGGCACGCGCTCCCGCTCCTGCTCACGCTTCTCCTTCCCGCCCTCCCCGCCGCCGCGCGGGCGCAGGACACCATCCCGCGCGCCGAGGCGCTCCGGCGGCTCCCGCCCGGGATCGCCGAGCGGGTGGTTGGCCTGTACAACGATCCCGGCACCGTGCGCCTCACCGGCCCCGCGCGCATTGCGGCGGGGAGCACGGTCACGGGCGACGTGGCCGTGCTGGACGGTTCGCTGGTGGTCGCCGGCCGCGTGCGGGGCGACGTGGTGGTGATCAACGGCGACCTGGAGCTGCGGGACGGCGCCGAGGTCACCGGCGACGTCACCGTGGTGGGCGGCGCCGCCACCGGGTTCGAGCGCGCCCGCGTGGGTGGCGAGCTGCTGGCCTACGCCGAGCGGCTGGACTACGTGCGCCGCGGCGAGCGCATCTACGCCGACGTCGACCGCCCCGACGGCCGGGACGCCGGTCGCGACGCGGGGCGAAATGCCGGCCGCGACGAGGAGGCGCGCGAGGACGAGGCGCGCCGCGGGGGGGACTGGGAGGAGGCCGACGACGACGGGTGGACGATCGAGCGGCGCAGCCGCCGCGGGCGCGCCGACTTCATCGTGGCCACGGGGAACGCGTACAACCGCGTGGAGGGGCTGCCGATCACCTTCGGGCCGGTGTTCGAGACGGCCGGCTCCAACCCCTTCCGGCTGCGGATCATGGGGATCTTCCGCACCGAGACGGGGCCGGAGCTGGGGCCCGAGCGCTGGGGGTTCGAGGCGCGCGCCGAGCAGTTCCTGGGCGGCCGCCGGGCGGCGCGCCTGGGCGGCACCTTCTTCCGCCGGATCGACCCGATCGAGGACTGGCACCTGAGCGACCTGGAGAACGCGCTCTCCACCTTCTTCCTGCACCGCGACTACCGCGACCACTACCGCCGCGAGGGCGGCAGCGTCTACGCGCGGGTGGACCCGGCCGGCTCGCCGCTCTCCTCTACCCTGGAGCTCAGGCTGGAGAAGCACCGCCCGGTGGAGGCGGGGAGCCCCTGGTCGCTCTTCAACAACGACGACCCGTGGCGCCTGCAGCCGCTCGCCGCCGGCGGCACGCTCAACTCGCTGGCGCTCACCACCCGCATCGACACCCGCAACGACGAGCGCGACCCCTCCGACGGGTGGCTCGTGCGCGCCGAGGTGGAGCGCGCGCTCGAGGCCGAGCTGGGCGGGCTGACGGGGGTGGAGATCGTGCCGGGGATCGGCGACGAGCCCGTGGAGATCCCCTTCATCCAGCGCGACTACGGCCTCTTCACCCATGGGATGATCGACCTGCGGCGCTACAACCGCATCAGCGCGTCGTCGCGGCTCAACCTGCGGCTCCTGGCGGGCGGCGCGCTGGGCGGCGCCGCGCTCCCGCCGCAGCGGCAGCACGCGCTGGGCGGCGAGGGGTCGCTCCCCGGCTACGGCCTCTTCTCGCAGGACTGCGGCGCCCGCGAGCGGCGGGTGGACCCGCGGCCGGCCGACCCGAACAGCGCCCTCTTCTTCCCCGCGTACGGCTGCGACGGCTTCGTGCTGGGGCAGGTGGAGTACCGCGGGACCCTGAGCTTCCGCATGGACGTGGGCCACTGGGGCGACGACGACGAGTGGGACGGCGGCGACGACGACTGGCGCCGCTTCGACGCCGACTTCGCCTGGGTGCTCTTCGCCGACCTGGGCCGCGGCTGGACCCACCACGACGAGTTCGAGGACACCGAGACGGTGGCCGACGTCGGCTTCGGGCTCCTGTTCGGCCGGCTCGGCGTGTACCTGGCCGTCCCCGTGGTCGACGTCGACCGCGGGGGCGAGGGCGTGAACTTCTTCATCCGGCTCGACCCGCGCTTTTGA
- the gcvP gene encoding aminomethyl-transferring glycine dehydrogenase produces the protein MNRSALTHTDTFVRRHVGPDEAEVRRMLDVLGYGSLDELIDATVPATIRLDRPLALGPERSEYELLAELREMARRNKVFRSFIGMGYHDCIVPPVVQRNVLENPGWYTQYTPYQAEIAQGRLEALLNFQTTVIDLTALPIANASLLDEGTAAAEAMAMSYHVAGGAERNAFFVAADCHPQTIEVVKTRARARGIDVIVGDPEVFDFSTPVFGVLLQYPATDGAVVDYRGFAARAREEGAVVTAAADLLSLCLLTPPGEWGADIAVGNTQRFGVPLGFGGPHAAYFACRDEYRRQIPGRIIGVSTDANGQPALRMALQTREQHIRREKATSNICTAQVLLAVMASMYAVYHGPRGLRDIAARVHLFAKMLAEGARRLGYTVVHEAFFDTVRIDVGDRVQSVAAAARERGYNLRAFDETSVCVALDETVGVEDLDAVLVSLHRGSPLPFEIAELADAVDADPPAAFARTSEYLAHPVFNTHHSETEMLRYIRRLESRDLSLAHSMIPLGSCTMKLNATVEMFPVSWPEFSRIHPFAPPEQTRGYQELFRQLEADLAEITGFAATSLQPNAGSQGEYAGLLCIRDYHEARGEGHRDVCLIPQSAHGTNPASAVMAGLRVVVVGTDANGNIDVADLRRKADEHADRLAAIMITYPSTHGVFEEAIREICDVVHERGGQVYLDGANMNAQVGLCRPGDFGADVCHLNLHKTFCIPHGGGGPGMGPICVAEHLAPFLPGHPVVPVGQGEHGAVSAGPWGSPSILPISWVYIRLMGAAGLTHATRVAILNANYVAKRLEEHYPVLYRGSNGTVAHECIVDVRQLKASAGIEVEDVAKRLIDYGFHAPTVSFPVAGTLMIEPTESEPLPELDRFCEAMIAIREEVREIELGILDRHDNPLKNAPHTMGAVTADEWSHAYGRERAAFPAPWVRERKFWPHVGRVNNAAGDRNLICACVPIEEYANV, from the coding sequence GTGAATAGATCGGCACTTACGCACACCGACACCTTCGTCCGCCGGCACGTGGGGCCGGACGAGGCGGAGGTGCGGCGCATGCTCGACGTGCTGGGCTACGGCTCGCTCGACGAGCTGATCGACGCCACCGTCCCCGCCACCATCCGGCTGGACCGGCCGCTGGCGCTGGGCCCCGAGCGCAGCGAGTACGAGCTGCTGGCCGAGCTGCGCGAGATGGCCCGCAGGAACAAGGTGTTCCGCTCCTTCATCGGGATGGGCTACCACGACTGCATCGTGCCGCCCGTCGTCCAGCGCAACGTGCTGGAGAACCCCGGCTGGTACACGCAGTACACGCCCTACCAGGCCGAGATCGCCCAGGGCCGCCTGGAGGCGCTGCTCAACTTCCAGACGACGGTGATCGACCTCACCGCCCTGCCGATCGCCAACGCGTCGCTCCTGGACGAGGGGACCGCCGCGGCCGAGGCCATGGCGATGAGCTACCACGTGGCCGGCGGCGCCGAGCGCAACGCCTTCTTCGTGGCCGCCGACTGCCACCCGCAGACGATCGAGGTGGTGAAGACCCGCGCCCGCGCCCGCGGCATCGACGTGATCGTGGGCGACCCCGAGGTGTTCGACTTCTCCACCCCCGTCTTCGGCGTGCTGCTGCAGTACCCGGCCACCGACGGCGCGGTGGTGGACTACCGCGGCTTCGCGGCGCGCGCCCGCGAGGAGGGCGCCGTGGTCACCGCGGCGGCCGACCTGCTCTCTCTCTGCCTCCTCACCCCGCCGGGCGAGTGGGGGGCCGACATCGCGGTGGGGAACACGCAGCGCTTCGGGGTGCCGCTGGGCTTCGGGGGCCCGCACGCGGCGTACTTCGCCTGCCGCGACGAGTACCGGCGCCAGATCCCGGGGCGCATCATCGGCGTCTCCACCGACGCCAACGGCCAGCCGGCGCTGCGCATGGCGCTGCAGACGCGCGAGCAGCACATCCGCCGCGAGAAGGCCACCAGCAACATCTGCACGGCGCAGGTGCTGCTGGCGGTGATGGCCTCGATGTACGCCGTCTACCACGGGCCGCGGGGGCTGCGCGACATCGCCGCGCGCGTGCACCTCTTCGCGAAGATGCTGGCCGAGGGGGCGCGGCGGCTGGGGTACACGGTGGTCCACGAGGCGTTCTTCGACACCGTGCGCATCGACGTGGGCGACCGGGTGCAGAGCGTGGCGGCCGCCGCGCGCGAGCGGGGCTACAACCTGCGCGCGTTCGACGAGACGTCGGTGTGCGTGGCGCTGGACGAGACGGTGGGGGTGGAGGACCTGGACGCCGTGCTGGTGTCGCTCCACCGCGGCTCGCCGCTCCCCTTCGAGATCGCCGAGCTGGCCGACGCGGTGGACGCCGATCCGCCGGCGGCGTTCGCGCGCACCAGCGAGTACCTGGCGCACCCCGTCTTCAACACGCACCACTCCGAGACGGAGATGCTGCGCTACATCCGCCGGCTGGAGTCGCGCGACCTGTCGCTGGCGCACTCGATGATCCCGCTGGGCTCGTGCACCATGAAGCTGAACGCCACGGTGGAGATGTTCCCCGTGTCGTGGCCCGAGTTCAGCCGCATCCACCCCTTCGCCCCGCCCGAGCAGACGCGCGGCTACCAGGAGCTCTTCCGCCAGCTCGAGGCCGACCTGGCCGAGATCACCGGCTTCGCGGCCACCTCGCTGCAGCCCAACGCCGGCTCGCAGGGCGAGTACGCGGGGCTGCTCTGCATCCGCGACTACCACGAGGCCCGGGGCGAGGGGCACCGCGACGTGTGCCTGATCCCGCAGTCGGCGCACGGCACCAACCCCGCCAGCGCGGTGATGGCGGGGCTCAGGGTCGTCGTCGTCGGCACCGACGCCAACGGCAACATCGACGTGGCCGACCTGCGCCGGAAGGCCGACGAGCACGCCGACCGGCTGGCGGCCATCATGATCACCTACCCGTCCACGCACGGCGTCTTCGAGGAGGCGATCCGCGAGATCTGCGACGTGGTCCACGAGCGCGGCGGGCAGGTGTACCTGGACGGCGCCAACATGAACGCGCAGGTGGGCCTCTGCCGCCCCGGCGACTTCGGGGCGGACGTCTGCCACCTGAACCTGCACAAGACGTTCTGCATCCCCCACGGCGGCGGGGGCCCGGGGATGGGGCCGATCTGCGTGGCGGAGCACCTGGCGCCCTTCCTCCCCGGGCACCCGGTGGTGCCGGTGGGGCAGGGCGAGCACGGCGCGGTCTCGGCCGGCCCGTGGGGGAGCCCCAGCATCCTCCCCATCAGCTGGGTCTACATCAGGCTGATGGGCGCCGCGGGACTCACGCACGCCACCAGGGTGGCCATCCTGAACGCGAACTACGTGGCGAAGCGGCTGGAGGAGCACTACCCGGTGCTCTACCGGGGGTCGAACGGCACCGTGGCGCACGAGTGCATCGTGGACGTGCGCCAGCTCAAGGCGTCGGCGGGGATCGAGGTGGAGGACGTGGCCAAGCGGCTGATCGACTACGGCTTCCACGCGCCCACGGTGAGCTTCCCGGTGGCGGGGACGCTGATGATCGAGCCCACCGAGAGCGAGCCGCTCCCCGAGCTGGACCGCTTCTGCGAGGCGATGATCGCCATCCGCGAGGAGGTGCGCGAGATCGAGCTGGGGATCCTGGACCGGCACGACAACCCGCTCAAGAACGCGCCGCACACCATGGGCGCCGTGACGGCCGACGAGTGGAGCCACGCGTACGGCCGCGAGCGGGCGGCCTTCCCCGCCCCGTGGGTGCGCGAGCGCAAGTTCTGGCCGCACGTGGGCCGCGTGAATAACGCCGCCGGCGACCGCAACCTGATCTGCGCCTGCGTCCCCATCGAGGAGTACGCGAACGTGTGA
- a CDS encoding DUF2335 domain-containing protein has protein sequence MFPAQVQVRAAAFSGPLPHPRLLREYDVVLPGLAERIVGNAEREARHRRSIESGLLRLSYAGLASGTLVVLVTLVGGILLLYAGRNIGGLAALTAALVALVAAYLGRSTRPPADATAAKEEDEPSPVTS, from the coding sequence CTGTTCCCGGCCCAGGTCCAGGTCCGCGCCGCAGCGTTCAGCGGGCCGCTCCCCCATCCCCGCCTCCTCCGCGAGTACGACGTGGTGCTCCCCGGGCTCGCCGAGCGGATCGTCGGCAACGCCGAAAGAGAGGCCCGGCACCGGCGCTCCATCGAGAGCGGACTGCTGCGGCTGTCGTACGCCGGACTCGCGAGCGGGACCCTGGTGGTCCTGGTCACCCTGGTCGGGGGGATCCTGCTCCTGTACGCGGGGAGGAACATCGGCGGGCTGGCCGCGCTGACCGCCGCCCTCGTCGCACTGGTGGCGGCGTACCTGGGCCGGAGCACCCGGCCGCCCGCCGACGCCACCGCCGCGAAGGAGGAAGACGAGCCGTCGCCCGTGACGTCGTGA
- a CDS encoding HAMP domain-containing sensor histidine kinase: MRRSFERRLRRALLLFSIVPTLLLLGVGTYAVSRTFTLSDPVAAWDRVARSGGRLIERAEASGDPALAAAARAHRDELSDSVTHARRWEYLLRRALLLLPLLTLLLGGVLALLAHRAARRMGRRLSRPVDELAGWAGMVARGEPLPEPAPGEAEQGEFGVLRAAFRGMQAELDASRARELEAERARTWVAMARSVAHELKNPLTPMRLAVRTLQRAGTATEPGREALEVIAAESGRLEELARSFAQLGRLPEGPPAEVDLRELLEYLLRTHLPPEVQPRLRVPVDLPTVQGHPDALARVFANLLLNAADAVGGRGAVDVVARAANGFVEVRVLDSGPGIAPEHLERIWEPDFTTKSRGTGLGLALVRQTVQAHGGRVAARNRPEGGAEFRVLLPVTPETSLAGRA, from the coding sequence GTGCGCAGATCGTTCGAGCGCCGGCTCCGGCGCGCCCTGCTGCTGTTCTCCATCGTCCCCACGCTCCTGCTGCTGGGCGTGGGCACGTACGCCGTCTCCCGCACCTTCACGCTCTCCGACCCCGTGGCGGCGTGGGATCGGGTGGCCCGGAGCGGCGGCCGCCTGATCGAGCGCGCCGAAGCCTCGGGCGACCCCGCGCTGGCGGCGGCCGCGCGCGCGCACCGCGACGAGCTCTCCGACTCCGTCACCCACGCCCGGCGCTGGGAGTACCTGCTGCGCCGCGCGCTCCTCCTCCTCCCCCTGCTGACGCTGCTGCTGGGCGGGGTGCTGGCGCTCCTGGCGCACCGGGCCGCGCGGCGGATGGGGCGGCGCCTCTCGCGGCCGGTGGACGAGCTGGCCGGGTGGGCCGGGATGGTGGCGCGCGGCGAGCCGCTCCCCGAGCCGGCGCCGGGCGAGGCCGAGCAGGGCGAGTTCGGCGTGCTGCGCGCCGCCTTCCGCGGGATGCAGGCCGAGCTGGACGCCTCGCGGGCGCGGGAGCTGGAGGCCGAGCGCGCGCGCACCTGGGTGGCCATGGCGCGGAGCGTCGCCCACGAGCTGAAGAACCCGCTCACGCCCATGCGCCTGGCCGTGCGCACGCTCCAGCGCGCGGGGACGGCCACGGAGCCGGGGCGCGAGGCGCTGGAGGTGATCGCGGCCGAGAGCGGGCGGCTGGAGGAGCTGGCGCGCTCGTTCGCGCAGCTCGGCCGCCTCCCCGAGGGGCCGCCCGCCGAGGTGGACCTGCGCGAGCTGCTGGAGTACCTGCTGCGCACCCATCTCCCGCCCGAGGTGCAGCCTCGCCTCAGGGTGCCGGTCGACCTCCCCACGGTGCAGGGCCACCCCGACGCCCTCGCGCGCGTCTTCGCCAACCTGCTGCTGAACGCAGCCGACGCGGTGGGCGGCCGGGGCGCGGTGGACGTGGTGGCCCGCGCGGCGAACGGCTTCGTGGAGGTGCGCGTGCTCGACAGCGGCCCGGGGATCGCGCCCGAGCACCTGGAGCGCATCTGGGAGCCCGACTTCACCACCAAGTCGCGCGGGACGGGGCTGGGCCTGGCCCTCGTCCGCCAGACGGTGCAGGCGCACGGCGGCCGCGTCGCCGCGCGCAACCGCCCCGAGGGCGGCGCCGAGTTCCGCGTGCTCCTTCCCGTCACCCCGGAAACATCCCTGGCCGGCCGGGCGTAG
- a CDS encoding sigma-54 dependent transcriptional regulator, whose translation MSASILIVDDEPNIRRMLGALLRAEGFRTREAGSGRGALAEVLADEPDAVLMDLYMDDDGGLDALPRLLDAAPDLPVVMMSGRATLSDAVHATQLGAFHFIEKPLTPEAVLLTLRSALELRKTREVNRALRAELAGADEMVGRAPSVQKVRELIARVAPTDARVLITGESGTGKEIAASLIHGRSQRAQGPYVRLNCAAIPRDLVESELFGHEKGAFTGATERRRGRFELASGGTLFLDEIGDLSPEAQAKLLRALEAGEVERVGGSEPIPVDVRILAATHRDLRAEAAAGRFREDLFFRLHVIPLHLPPLRERKEDIPLLVEHFLERSRRRTGLRPPRLAPAALDALARHSWPGNVRELANILERLSILHAGAEVGPAEIRALLPGGGQAAGRAAAYREDDERTLADRLDDYERELLTGALDAADGSMAEAARRLRTDRANLYRRMRRLGIVR comes from the coding sequence ATGTCCGCCTCCATCCTGATCGTCGACGACGAGCCCAACATCCGCCGCATGCTGGGCGCCCTGCTGCGCGCCGAGGGGTTCCGCACGCGCGAGGCGGGGAGCGGCAGGGGCGCCCTGGCCGAGGTGCTGGCCGACGAGCCCGACGCGGTGCTGATGGACCTCTACATGGACGACGACGGCGGGCTCGACGCGCTGCCCAGGCTGCTGGACGCGGCGCCCGACCTGCCGGTGGTGATGATGAGCGGCCGCGCCACCCTCTCCGACGCCGTGCACGCCACCCAGCTCGGCGCCTTCCACTTCATCGAGAAGCCGCTCACCCCCGAGGCCGTCCTCCTCACCCTGCGCTCCGCGCTGGAGCTGAGGAAGACGCGCGAAGTCAACCGCGCGCTCCGCGCCGAGCTGGCCGGCGCCGACGAGATGGTGGGGCGCGCCCCCTCGGTCCAGAAGGTGCGCGAGCTGATCGCCCGCGTGGCTCCCACCGACGCGCGCGTGCTGATCACCGGCGAGTCGGGGACGGGAAAGGAGATCGCCGCCAGCCTGATCCACGGGCGGTCGCAGCGCGCGCAAGGGCCGTACGTGCGCCTCAACTGCGCCGCCATCCCCCGCGACCTGGTGGAGTCGGAGCTGTTCGGCCACGAGAAGGGCGCCTTCACCGGGGCCACCGAGCGGCGACGGGGGCGCTTCGAGCTGGCCAGCGGGGGGACGCTCTTCCTGGACGAGATCGGCGACCTCAGTCCCGAGGCCCAGGCCAAGCTGCTGCGCGCGCTGGAGGCCGGCGAGGTGGAGCGCGTGGGCGGCTCCGAGCCGATCCCCGTGGACGTGCGCATCCTGGCCGCCACCCACCGCGACCTCCGCGCCGAGGCGGCCGCCGGGCGCTTCCGCGAGGACCTGTTCTTCCGCCTGCACGTGATCCCCCTGCACCTGCCGCCGCTCCGGGAGCGGAAGGAAGACATCCCCCTCCTGGTGGAGCACTTCCTCGAGCGCAGCCGCAGGCGCACGGGGCTGCGCCCGCCGCGGCTCGCGCCCGCCGCGCTGGACGCGCTGGCCCGCCACTCGTGGCCGGGGAACGTGCGCGAGCTGGCGAACATCCTGGAGCGGCTCTCCATCCTGCACGCCGGCGCCGAGGTGGGCCCCGCCGAGATCCGCGCGCTCCTCCCCGGCGGCGGCCAGGCGGCGGGGCGGGCCGCCGCGTACCGCGAGGACGACGAGCGCACCCTCGCCGACCGGCTGGACGACTACGAGAGAGAGCTGCTCACCGGCGCCCTCGACGCCGCGGACGGGAGCATGGCCGAGGCCGCGCGCCGGCTGCGGACCGACCGCGCCAACCTCTACCGGCGGATGCGGCGCCTCGGCATCGTGCGGTGA